One window of Chloroflexus aggregans DSM 9485 genomic DNA carries:
- a CDS encoding DUF3558 family protein → MKHRTEIALALLTLFVALALAACGGGQSSPQVKPASTAVPPAPTTAPAAEPAAEQTAASAALTIPCAELVPADELARMIGVKPDNLMETVMLGWTACTWFYTPTGASQQSEFTVQAYTGEETLVKWRMDTDPANRLAGVTVNSLADYVQEGYTWVIPESKLRAVQALQDGRYVFLRFPADNLVLSTESQIADYLAVLFRRLKEKG, encoded by the coding sequence ATGAAACATAGAACTGAGATCGCGTTGGCCTTGCTCACATTGTTTGTCGCCCTTGCCCTGGCTGCGTGCGGGGGCGGCCAGTCGTCCCCACAGGTCAAGCCGGCGTCCACAGCGGTTCCGCCGGCGCCAACGACCGCTCCCGCCGCTGAGCCGGCGGCCGAGCAGACCGCCGCATCGGCGGCGTTGACCATCCCCTGCGCCGAGCTGGTTCCTGCCGACGAGCTGGCGCGCATGATCGGCGTCAAGCCCGACAACTTGATGGAGACGGTCATGCTAGGCTGGACCGCCTGCACGTGGTTCTACACCCCCACCGGCGCGAGCCAACAGTCCGAGTTCACCGTGCAAGCCTACACCGGCGAGGAGACCCTGGTCAAGTGGCGTATGGACACCGACCCGGCCAATCGGCTGGCCGGCGTAACCGTGAACAGCCTGGCCGACTACGTGCAGGAGGGCTACACCTGGGTCATCCCGGAGAGCAAGCTGCGCGCGGTGCAGGCCCTGCAGGATGGCCGCTACGTCTTCCTGCGCTTCCCGGCCGACAACCTGGTTTTGAGCACTGAGTCGCAGATCGCCGATTACCTGGCTGTGCTGTTCCGGCGGTTGAAAGAGAAGGGGTGA
- a CDS encoding ATP-binding protein translates to MDELTEFSFGYWVRRRRLALDLTQAELGRRAGVSAAAIRKIEADERRPSCELAELLASALGVPAEERAAFLAAARGLASIERLPVAVGPLAAPAQPIPPATPHNLPAPLTSFVNRTSDVAAVTALLRRPDVRLLTLVGPPGVGKTRLSIHAAEALLPAFPDGVWFVELAPISDPALALAAIARQAGVSKRADEPLAQRFRAALGGKRVLLVLDNCEQVVEVAAEVSELLRACKGLKVLATSRVPLHVYGEHEYAASPLSLPPPGALPDQMLEFEAVQLFVACTRQHQPAFAVDAANAGDVADILRKLEGIPLAIELAAVALRRLSVAGLAAMLCCEANWVDAIQATARDLPPRQRTLASAIAWSYDLLDADSQRCLRRLAVLVGPFTLDAAVAICTETADPADRARAQAWLTALADHSLLSPEPGRWRLLEMVREFAWNRLDPQERDLAQRRHADYFRNLLAQSASDMAAIERDHNNYLAALRWFIERGEASAALRMCADLAWFWETHGYVHEGQALIRRSLALGGEVAVEQRIGLLFKAANLSWQRHDFASADEFAGQAIAIAEDERPEELAALFNLVGRMEIERGEFAQAEAALRRSAALARQRPELLNPGFPLLQLGEVAWARGDLTQAQALFDEAAALLPDAGPELARAILHTDRAEIALARGDVVAARGELLLALPHVRQHVRRVRFWLVSLAGWLLADGSPEDAALAVQCLAAEEGLGERGGPLSPIYHALIAQRRRTACDLVEAATWSALWRAARVWTAQEALARAESWLGR, encoded by the coding sequence ATGGACGAACTCACGGAATTCTCTTTCGGGTATTGGGTGCGCCGACGGCGGCTGGCGCTCGACCTGACCCAAGCCGAGCTGGGCCGCCGCGCGGGCGTCAGCGCGGCCGCCATCCGCAAGATCGAGGCGGACGAGCGGCGGCCGTCGTGCGAGCTGGCCGAGCTGCTGGCGTCGGCTTTGGGCGTGCCCGCTGAGGAACGCGCCGCGTTTCTGGCCGCGGCGCGCGGCCTCGCGTCGATCGAGCGCCTGCCGGTCGCCGTGGGACCGCTGGCCGCGCCCGCGCAGCCGATACCGCCCGCCACCCCGCACAACCTGCCTGCGCCGCTGACCTCCTTCGTGAACCGCACCTCCGATGTCGCCGCGGTGACAGCCCTGCTGCGCCGGCCCGACGTGCGCCTGCTCACCCTCGTCGGCCCGCCCGGCGTCGGCAAGACGCGGCTCAGCATCCACGCTGCGGAGGCGTTGCTGCCCGCTTTCCCCGACGGCGTCTGGTTCGTTGAACTGGCGCCCATCAGCGACCCGGCGCTGGCGCTCGCGGCCATTGCGCGGCAGGCCGGGGTGTCTAAGCGGGCCGACGAGCCGTTGGCTCAGCGCTTTCGCGCCGCCTTGGGCGGGAAGCGGGTGCTGTTGGTGCTGGACAACTGCGAGCAGGTGGTGGAGGTTGCGGCAGAGGTGAGCGAGTTGTTGCGGGCCTGCAAGGGGCTGAAGGTCCTAGCCACCAGCCGCGTGCCGTTGCACGTCTACGGCGAGCACGAATACGCAGCCTCGCCGCTGTCGCTGCCGCCGCCGGGTGCGCTGCCCGACCAGATGCTGGAGTTCGAGGCGGTGCAGTTGTTCGTGGCCTGCACACGGCAGCATCAGCCGGCTTTCGCCGTGGACGCAGCCAACGCCGGGGACGTGGCCGACATCCTGCGCAAGCTGGAGGGCATTCCGCTGGCCATCGAGCTGGCTGCCGTGGCCTTGCGCCGCCTGTCCGTGGCCGGGTTGGCCGCCATGCTGTGTTGCGAGGCGAACTGGGTGGACGCGATCCAGGCCACGGCGCGCGATCTGCCGCCGCGCCAGCGCACCCTGGCCAGCGCCATCGCCTGGAGCTACGATCTGCTCGACGCGGACAGCCAGCGCTGTTTGCGGCGCCTGGCCGTCTTAGTCGGCCCTTTCACCCTCGATGCCGCGGTTGCCATCTGCACGGAGACGGCCGATCCGGCCGACCGCGCACGGGCGCAGGCGTGGCTGACGGCCCTGGCCGATCACAGCCTGCTGTCGCCCGAACCGGGCCGCTGGCGGCTGCTGGAGATGGTGCGCGAGTTCGCCTGGAACCGGCTCGACCCGCAAGAGCGCGACCTGGCGCAGCGCAGGCACGCGGATTACTTCCGCAACCTGTTGGCGCAGTCCGCGAGCGACATGGCAGCCATCGAGCGCGACCACAACAACTACCTGGCCGCCCTGCGGTGGTTCATCGAACGGGGGGAAGCCTCCGCTGCGCTGCGCATGTGCGCTGACCTGGCCTGGTTCTGGGAGACGCACGGTTACGTGCACGAGGGCCAGGCGCTGATCCGCCGCAGCCTGGCGCTCGGGGGAGAAGTGGCTGTCGAGCAGCGCATCGGCCTCCTGTTTAAGGCAGCCAACCTCTCCTGGCAGCGCCACGACTTCGCCAGCGCCGACGAGTTTGCCGGTCAGGCCATCGCCATCGCCGAGGACGAACGGCCCGAGGAGCTGGCGGCGCTGTTCAACCTGGTGGGACGCATGGAGATCGAGCGCGGGGAGTTTGCCCAGGCAGAAGCGGCGTTGCGACGCAGCGCGGCGCTGGCGCGGCAGCGGCCGGAGCTGCTCAACCCCGGCTTCCCCCTCTTGCAGTTGGGCGAGGTCGCGTGGGCGCGCGGGGACCTGACGCAGGCTCAGGCGTTGTTCGACGAGGCGGCCGCGCTGCTGCCCGACGCCGGGCCGGAGCTGGCGCGCGCCATCCTGCACACCGACCGGGCCGAGATCGCCCTAGCGCGCGGGGATGTGGTGGCGGCGCGGGGGGAACTGCTGCTGGCGCTGCCCCACGTCCGCCAGCATGTGCGCCGCGTGCGCTTCTGGCTGGTCAGCCTGGCCGGTTGGCTGCTGGCCGACGGATCGCCGGAGGACGCCGCCTTAGCTGTGCAATGCCTAGCTGCCGAGGAGGGACTGGGCGAGCGCGGCGGTCCTCTTTCCCCCATTTACCATGCGCTGATCGCCCAACGCCGGCGCACCGCGTGCGACTTGGTGGAGGCAGCGACCTGGTCAGCGCTTTGGCGCGCCGCGCGCGTGTGGACGGCGCAAGAGGCGCTGGCGCGGGCCGAGAGCTGGTTGGGCCGCTGA